TTGGCTAAGTGTTGGTAAAAGCGTTACGTTTTTTTCACGGTACCAACTAAATAGCCGACTGTTGGCCCAACTGTAGCTAATAATTGGTTATTAGGATCGGGCCAACTACTTACCAACTGTTCAATGCTTACTGGGtatatgcttatattttaatatgtgagtattttcttatttaattatgctgatatttgatttttttaattgtataatcATATGAACTGCACATAATTGTACTGTGACATTTTCATGTTagcgaaatttaaaaaaaaaaaattctttcttcTTTTAGCTTTACTAgcagtatttttctttttcttcatttttttggctctaaaatatttctcattggcaaacaaatgataatagtggataataataaaagttaaatattcaCAGTTTTTTCTTTTGGAGTACAGAAATAATACTTGAACAATTtatctgttaaaataaatatcaaaataagttCGAAAAACTAATGTTCTGGCCGCCTAACGTCCACAACTTTAGACGTCCACGACACTTTAGTCGTTCGAAATTACCCCACATTATGGTTTGTTTTTTCCCAATGGACACAACAACTcgatataaaattaatttgatatacCTTAAATTTATTACGTGTTTAACAATCCTTCATTATGATATTAGgcaaaaaattctcaaaactttttaaatgtgacTGCCGTTTTTTCCCGTGTACTCTtcatatatttcaaaagtttagaGAAActcttgaactttttttcctgggtcGAGAAGAAActctagcaaaaaaattacaaagattaccaataaaatgtaatttcttaaaagacttttaaaagttaAGCTTTGCAATTGAGTTTTTGAACTCACTGGAGCAAAGGAACATCTTCAAAGatcttttagataaatattccaagttaaatttgtttctttttaagtaTGTAACTTAGTAAAAGTTTATCTTGAGATTTGAGTTAATTAATATGGagtatgaaataaatttttcagtaagaaaattactttttaagaaaaattcagGCTGATTCGCCAAgttaaagaaacttaatttGACACATTAGGtgattataaaattgaaaaaacacatCGTAttggaaatgtaaaaaaagataaagtacCGAGGACGATATTTAGAATTCTGAACTTTTAACCCTACTATGCCGTCGCTAGTTGACTTGCACTTGTTACGTTGGGGTCCATACGGACCCCAgctaaataattatgtttttaataaaataattcgtTGTTTAAAAAGATTACCCAAGATAGTTTTATTCTGTTTTACCAAGAATAATACATtactttgttattaaaaaaaaatctaaacagatatatatatatatatatatatatatatatatatatatatatatatatatatatatatatatatatatatatatatatatatatatgtatatatgtacatatatatatgtatatatatatgtatatatatatatatatgtatatatatatatgtatatatatatatatacagaataaaatacatatatatatacatatatatatatttatatatatatatatatatatatatatatatatatatatatatatatatatatatatatatatatgtatgtattttattctgttttaccaaaaataatacataactttgttattaaaaaaaaatctaaacaatatatatatatatgtgtgtgtgtgtgtgtttgtgtgtgtgtattttattctgttttaccaaaatatatatatatatataaatacaaacagaataaaatacacacacacaaacacacacacacacacatatatatatatattgtttagatttttttttaataacaaagttatgtattatttttggtaaaacagaataaaatacatatatatatatatatatatatatatatatatatatatatatatatatatatatatatatatatatatatatgtatatatatatgtattttatatatatatatatatatatatatatatatatgtatatatatatgcatgtatggttTACTTTGCACAGTGTTCACAAAGAATTTTGCTGTGTGTACAGCATACAAAATTGTTACATTTATCACAAGTACTTCGAACTTTTTTATCAAGTGATCTAACACAGAGCTTGCATCTACCTCGTTTTCTTTTCACACTAAAGTTACtattatattttgctttattttcatCATTGCTCCATTTTGTGTTATTTTGTGGATCGTTGAACGACATAGAAGAACTTAATTCAAcattttgtgatgaaatattttcaagtgACTCGCAAATAGAATCGTGTaactttaaagataaatttgaaaGTAACAGTCTTGAATGGAGTTGGTTTGCTACCAGAGATTTACCAagctcttttaaaaacaatcttcTGCAATGCGTCTTCTGTTTATTCCATGTTGGATTTAAATGCATCCAAAttacaaaagcattaacagcAGATATGTCTAGGATGTTGTAAAAGATTACCATTGGCCAcctgaattataaaaaatagactaataaataatagatttcataaacttatttagagtattgctttatttttaattacctgCGGGTCATTCTCTTTGTAGAAAAAGTAGAGACCATTTGATCAAGAGTATCTACTCCACCCTTTGTTGAATTATAGTCCAGAATTATCTGTGGTTTTTTGTCAGGGCGATTCGATAACTCTGCATCACGATGATTGCTACTCAGCAGAATGACTGACTTTCCTTTCTTTGGGACATATGAGACTAAAGTTAACTGTTCTTGGTGACCAAACAATGAAGAGTAGACTTCTCGTGTTCGAGCAGGTAAAAATTCTGTaggaatttcttttttatttttgcgcaTCGTTCCAACTAGACTTAATTTTTTCTCCAAAAGTTCTTTTGCAAGTGTTACTGATGTGAAAAAGTTGTCCATTGTAACATTTCTTCCAGATCCTTTTATGACTTCAACTAAATCATGTACTACTCGTTGCCCTTGATTTCTTTCTGGTCCCTCCCCATGAATACGACCGGTATAAATTTGTGCATTCAAGACATAGCTGGTACTAGAATCACACAATAACCATTGCTTTAAGCCATATTTAGCTGGTTTGGATTTTATATATTGTCTAAAGGAACAACGTCCACGAAATGGAACCAGCTGTTCATCAACAGTAACATTTTCATATGGTCTAAAACTATTTGAAAGTGTTTGTACCCAAACGTCAAAAACCTCACGAATAGGTGCAAATTTGTCATTGTTGCGTTTTAATAATCGAGTTGCTTTGTCGTCAAATCTCAAAACTCTTGAAATGGTATGAAAACGCTCACGACTCATTACCGAACGAAAAATCTGCCGGCCATCACTAATGTCCCATAGCTCCTCTGTAGCTTCACCTGCTGATCGGTAAACACCTGCTAAAAATAAAAGTCCAAGAAACCCATTTAGTTCATCCTCAGATATTGGTGCccacttttctttaaaaacaatttcaccTTCTTTGTTTGAATTAGTTAGAACTATCTTGAAGATCTTTGgggtaaaaaaaagttgaaaagcaTCATTTATTGAATTTGTCATACGTATTGCATATGGTGTTAATCCTGGTTTTAATTTCATTACATTTTGTGCtgcaaattttttagaattgtttagtttttgtttttgccatatttcattactttttggGCACTTATAAACATTTGTTGTACTGCAAAATTCCACTTCAGTTTCAACTATTTCATTAGTTTTACCTGGACTTATTTCCTCAACTCTATCATTATGTATATTTCCTCTATCTAACACCTGATTTGCATAACTTATTCTCCTTTGACTATTTAAGCCATAAATGCTGCTAGTGCCTCTTACTCCACCACGAGTTCTACATCTTCTAGCTCCTAATACTGGTGTTGACCTATTCTCTGCTTTTGAAATTGCAGGAGTATCTACTTGAAAATCAGCATCATCTGATGACTCAGTATATTCTGAGCTGTCTGTTGTTACTTCAACAACTTCTTCTTCctcttcatcatcatcagatGTTAGCTCTTCTTCACTTGATGGATCTCTATCAAGCGATGCAAACAATAGTTCCTGAGCCTGTTCAGCAGTGTATCTAatacaaactctttttttattttcagtcataatttttaatatttgttacgaaatctaaatttatctaatttatctaaaaatagcAAAGAAAAAGGTTAagtcacaaataaaaaataaaaacagtttttaaaagcataagttatgaaaaacaattaagtttATAAGAAAACTATGTTGGGGTCCATATGGACCCCAACATCATTgatgtatattttgaaaataactaaaaaaaggaagcaattttaaaaaaatatttttttggtcttTGTACACTTTGTGATATTTGACagatacattaaattttaaaaaaaaatactagctacataaatatataatgcaaAAACAAACTACTCGTGGGGTCCGTTTGGACCCCAACATAATAGTAGGGTTAAgatataacaaaaagtaataaccATGCATAAACACTTATAGTGACTGGCTTACTTAAAAACGAAAACTATGCAAAAGAAACGATTaaccataaaaaaacattggtaGAAGTTAAATGGCTTTTTAAAGCCTGtgagaatgtttttttaaaaaataataaaaaaccacgcgtataatcttttttagaaaagttcagTTCTAAGTTTAGACTTTTAAATAGCGATGGCTCCTTTACTTGTAAGTTAACTTTTATcgaaaagtaaattacataaagaattttaaacgtttaatgtaaatttatatttccgCATAAGtaattcacttttttaaaacgattttagctttatattgtaagttattttactttcaaaagtaCTTTATGTAAAAGATGATTACATTAAAATGTAGTTTACTTTTACATGAAAAAGTAAGTCACATGAAAAAGCTgtcaacttttatatttaaaaaattaattacttttgaaaattacaCTACATAATATAACAGATTCTCACACTGTAATTAACATTTACCTGAAAAAGtaactaattcaaaaaaaatttatactaataaaaacttacatttgaaaataaattacataaaagtaatatgctaccaaatgtaaattaaagttacaaataaaacaaatttttttaagaaggaatttttcattttaaaagtagtgTCATGGCACCCCCTACAGGTAGACGGGCCCCAAAAAccacatgattttttttttgctgtatcttttgtacaaaacaaataatttaactttattttgcttttttatatgcttttatatGGTAAAATTTCTTCCCAGGGGTTTAGAagtattttggtattttttgtttgctttttttttttcagtaaaatttcGCTATATTTTAGTAGGGGACCTCAAAAACCGCATGccttaaattgtttataacttttatgaaaTTAGTTgcaacttttcaattttttggaATAGCTTGTTATATTAAAATCCCCTTCATATGGTAGTTTAATTGCAAACTTATATTTTAGGGAAGTACCTAAAGCGCTACAAAAACTACATGCTTGGGACCCCAAAAACCACAttaatcatattatttttaacaaaaatgtaagTGATATTACAAAAATTCATGATTTAAAGTAGATTTGTAGTAGTTGTAACTATCTTTTTGATGATAATGAATTTATATAGAGATTTTGTTTTACGCTCCTGCTTAGAGAATAGTTTAAGTTCAGTTTGCAGTATGTGAATttgcgatattattttatttgaaagcaaataaataaacatgagtaacagcaacaaaaaattcaaaactcgCTTGCAAATGAAGTCACTAAATCTAAGTTGTAATGCTGAAgcaataatttaaagaaaagctatattagaaaaaaacaaacaacttgaAGCTGCTGTTCAATGGTGTAAAGAAAACAATGTAAAAGGGCATGCTGCAATTAAAACAAGACAATATCCACTTTTTAAAGATCGTGAAACAATAAACCGTAGACTTGATGGGAAAATAGTCAATGGTCTTGAAAGACAGTACTGCGCAATTCTCTTGGAAGAAGAAGAGATGTCAATTGTTTCATACATTAAGAATAAAAATCGAGCAATGCAAGGCATAAACAAAGCAGAACTAACAAAACTTGTTCTTGATGTTCTGAAAGTTAGacaatacacaaataaaaaattgaaaggtGGCAGAAAATTCATAGCATTATCTGCAAATGCAAAAAATGCTTTGAcaaaaaacaagtatttatgtttcctatatatatttttacaaggtAGTAATAGTCAGCATGTTAAGATATAAAGAG
This genomic interval from Hydra vulgaris chromosome 01, alternate assembly HydraT2T_AEP contains the following:
- the LOC136074009 gene encoding piggyBac transposable element-derived protein 4-like translates to MTENKKRVCIRYTAEQAQELLFASLDRDPSSEEELTSDDDEEEEEVVEVTTDSSEYTESSDDADFQVDTPAISKAENRSTPVLGARRCRTRGGVRGTSSIYGLNSQRRISYANQVLDRGNIHNDRVEEISPGKTNEIVETEVEFCSTTNVYKCPKSNEIWQKQKLNNSKKFAAQNVMKLKPGLTPYAIRMTNSINDAFQLFFTPKIFKIVLTNSNKEGEIVFKEKWAPISEDELNGFLGLLFLAGVYRSAGEATEELWDISDGRQIFRSVMSRERFHTISRVLRFDDKATRLLKRNNDKFAPIREVFDVWVQTLSNSFRPYENVTVDEQLVPFRGRCSFRQYIKSKPAKYGLKQWLLCDSSTSYVLNAQIYTGRIHGEGPERNQGQRVVHDLVEVIKGSGRNVTMDNFFTSVTLAKELLEKKLSLVGTMRKNKKEIPTEFLPARTREVYSSLFGHQEQLTLVSYVPKKGKSVILLSSNHRDAELSNRPDKKPQIILDYNSTKGGVDTLDQMVSTFSTKRMTRRWPMVIFYNILDISAVNAFVIWMHLNPTWNKQKTHCRRLFLKELGKSLVANQLHSRLLLSNLSLKLHDSICESLENISSQNVELSSSMSFNDPQNNTKWSNDENKAKYNSNFSVKRKRGRCKLCVRSLDKKVRSTCDKCNNFVCCTHSKILCEHCAK